A window of Apium graveolens cultivar Ventura chromosome 8, ASM990537v1, whole genome shotgun sequence contains these coding sequences:
- the LOC141680250 gene encoding uncharacterized protein LOC141680250, whose product MTMKDAVQNVDVVACMLDINSVEVKMLMDSGTTRSFIAESVIATLKCVAYHLEPNLIREVMNQERFIAKRICPIYDRIIKGRHFSANLILFKLGELDVLLGMDWFSNHYVQIECRRKKVKLETKDGTELIFKGKKQEKKFLMAIQTKRLLRHGCEAYFAHVKDIEKESLRIEDIPVVKDFPDIFPDELLGLPPDQEVGFMIDLAPGMKSISKAPYRIAPVEIKELAT is encoded by the coding sequence atgacaatgaaagatgctgTGCAGAATGTGGATGTGGTGGCATGTATGCTTgatataaactcagtagaagttaAAATGTTAATGGATTCTGGAACAACTAGATCCTTTATTGCTGAAAGTGTTATTGCTACATTAAAGTGTGTTGCATACCATCTCGAACCTAATTTGATTAGAGAAGTAATGAATCAAGAAAGATTTATTGCCAAGAGAATCTGTCCCATTTATGATAGGATTATAAAAGGTCGGCACTTTTCCGCTAACCTAATTCTTTTTAAGTTAGGGGAACTCGACGTtctattagggatggattggttttCAAACCACTATGTGCAAATCGAATGTAGAAGAAAGAAAGTGAAATTAGAGACCAAGGATGGTACTGAAttgatattcaaaggaaagaagcaagagaagaagtttctAATGGCTATCCAAACAAAGAGACTGTTACGACATGGGTGTGAAGCGTATTTCGCACATGTGAAGGATATAGAAAAGGAGTCcttaaggattgaagatattccagtagttaaagATTTTCCCGATATATTTCCAGATGAATTACTTGGACTACCTCCAGATCAAGAGGTCGGgtttatgattgatttggctcctggaatgAAATCaatatcgaaagctccctatcgaatTGCGCCTGTCGAGATAAAAGAGTTAGCGACGTAG